A genomic segment from Canis lupus baileyi chromosome 13, mCanLup2.hap1, whole genome shotgun sequence encodes:
- the ZFP69 gene encoding zinc finger protein 69 homolog isoform X1 gives MLQQLLITLPTEASAWVKLHHPEKAKEGAPLWEDVTKMFEGEALLSQDAKTQGESSKDGFTSRLPAAESQELLTFKDVSVDFTQEEWGQLSLAHRNLYREVMLENYGNLVSVAGYQLSKPSVISQLEKGQEPWMTEKKGPGDPSPDLKNKTETDASTAKNDIFQEQLYHGIMMEGFLRDDVIYSTLRKVSKYDGDLERHPETHGRDVRQAILTHKKSGQETNKFGENIVSSKVIVEQRHRKCDTPRQRNKYKLDLINHPSYIKTKTYECNICEKIFKQPIHLTEHMRIHTGEKPFRCKECGRAFSQSASLTTHQRIHTGEKPFECEECGKAFRHRSSLNQHHRTHTGEKPYVCNKCQKAFSQNISLIQHLRTHSGEKPFTCNECGKTFRQIRHLSEHIRIHTGEKPYACTACCKTFSHRAYLTHHQRIHTGERPYKCKECGKAFRQRIHLSNHKTVHTGVKAYECNRCGKAYRHDSSFKKHQRHHTGEKPYECNECGKAFSYNSSLSRHHEIHRRNAFQNNM, from the exons ATGCTGCAGCAGCTCCTCATCACCCTGCCCACGGAGGCCAGCGCGTGGGTGAAGTTGCACCATCCAGAGAAGGCCAAGGAGGGGGCGCCCCTGTGGGAGGACGTGACTAAGATGTTTGAAGGAGAAG CTCTGCTCTCTCAGGATGCTAAGACCCAGGGAGAAAGTTCGAAGGATGGATTCACCTCTCGGTTGCCAGCAGCAGAATCCCAG GAACTGTTAACCTTCAAGGATGTATCTGTGGACTTCACCCAGGAAGAATGGGGACAACTGTCCCTTGCTCACCGGAATCTATACCGGGAGGTGATGCTGGAGAACTATGGGAACCTGGTCTCAGTGG cAGGATATCAGCTTTCCAAACCTAGTGTGATATCCCAGTtggagaaaggacaagaaccatggATGACAGAGAAAAAGGGCCCAGGAGATCCCAGTCCAG ACttgaagaataaaacagaaaccgATGCATCAACTGCAAAGAATGACATTTTCCAGGAACAGTTATATCATGGTATTATGATGGAAGGGTTCCTGAGAGATGATGTCATCTATTCCACATTGAGAAAAGTTTCTAAATATGATGGTGACTTAGAAAGGCACCCGGAAACCCATGGAAGAGATGTAAGGCAAGCCATCCTGACCCACAAGAAGAGTGGCCAAGAAACTaacaaatttggggaaaatattgtCAGTTCAAAAGTTATTGTAGAGCAGAGGCACCGCAAATGTGATACACCTAGAcagagaaacaaatacaaattagACTTGATCAATCATCCAagttacataaaaacaaaaacctatgaatgtaatatatgtgaaaaaatcTTCAAACAACCCATTCATCTTACTGAACACATGAGAATTCACACTGGTGAAAAGCCTTTCAGGTGTAAGGAATGTGGAAGAGCCTTTAGTCAAAGCGCATCCCTTACTACACACCAGAGGATCCATACTGGCGAGAAACCCTTTGAATGTGAAGAATGTGGCAAAGCCTTCAGACATCGCTCATCTCTTAATCAGCATCATAgaactcacactggagagaaaccctatgtaTGCAATAAATGTCAGAAAGCTTTCAGCCAGAACATTAGCTTGATCCAACACTTGAGAACTCATTCTGGAGAGAAACCCTTTACAtgcaatgaatgtgggaaaacctTCCGACAGATTAGACATCTTAGTGAACATATAAGAATTCACACTGGGGAGAAGCCCTATGCATGCACTGCGTGTTGTAAAACCTTTAGTCATAGAGCGTATCTAACACATCACCAGAGAATCCATACTGGGGAGAGACCCTACAAATGTAAGGAGTGCGGGAAAGCCTTTAGGCAGAGGATACACCTTAGCAACCATAAAACTGTTCATACAGGAGTGAAAGCATATGAATGCAACCGCTGTGGAAAAGCCTACAGGCATGATTCATCCTTTAAGAAACATCAGAGACACCACACCGGAGaaaaaccttatgaatgtaatgaatgtggaaaagccttcagcTATAATTCATCACTTAGTCGACACCATGAGATACACAGGAGGAATGCCTTTCaaaataacatgtaa
- the ZFP69 gene encoding zinc finger protein 69 homolog isoform X2 — translation MLQQLLITLPTEASAWVKLHHPEKAKEGAPLWEDVTKMFEGEALLSQDAKTQGESSKDGFTSRLPAAESQELLTFKDVSVDFTQEEWGQLSLAHRNLYREVMLENYGNLVSVGYQLSKPSVISQLEKGQEPWMTEKKGPGDPSPDLKNKTETDASTAKNDIFQEQLYHGIMMEGFLRDDVIYSTLRKVSKYDGDLERHPETHGRDVRQAILTHKKSGQETNKFGENIVSSKVIVEQRHRKCDTPRQRNKYKLDLINHPSYIKTKTYECNICEKIFKQPIHLTEHMRIHTGEKPFRCKECGRAFSQSASLTTHQRIHTGEKPFECEECGKAFRHRSSLNQHHRTHTGEKPYVCNKCQKAFSQNISLIQHLRTHSGEKPFTCNECGKTFRQIRHLSEHIRIHTGEKPYACTACCKTFSHRAYLTHHQRIHTGERPYKCKECGKAFRQRIHLSNHKTVHTGVKAYECNRCGKAYRHDSSFKKHQRHHTGEKPYECNECGKAFSYNSSLSRHHEIHRRNAFQNNM, via the exons ATGCTGCAGCAGCTCCTCATCACCCTGCCCACGGAGGCCAGCGCGTGGGTGAAGTTGCACCATCCAGAGAAGGCCAAGGAGGGGGCGCCCCTGTGGGAGGACGTGACTAAGATGTTTGAAGGAGAAG CTCTGCTCTCTCAGGATGCTAAGACCCAGGGAGAAAGTTCGAAGGATGGATTCACCTCTCGGTTGCCAGCAGCAGAATCCCAG GAACTGTTAACCTTCAAGGATGTATCTGTGGACTTCACCCAGGAAGAATGGGGACAACTGTCCCTTGCTCACCGGAATCTATACCGGGAGGTGATGCTGGAGAACTATGGGAACCTGGTCTCAGTGG GATATCAGCTTTCCAAACCTAGTGTGATATCCCAGTtggagaaaggacaagaaccatggATGACAGAGAAAAAGGGCCCAGGAGATCCCAGTCCAG ACttgaagaataaaacagaaaccgATGCATCAACTGCAAAGAATGACATTTTCCAGGAACAGTTATATCATGGTATTATGATGGAAGGGTTCCTGAGAGATGATGTCATCTATTCCACATTGAGAAAAGTTTCTAAATATGATGGTGACTTAGAAAGGCACCCGGAAACCCATGGAAGAGATGTAAGGCAAGCCATCCTGACCCACAAGAAGAGTGGCCAAGAAACTaacaaatttggggaaaatattgtCAGTTCAAAAGTTATTGTAGAGCAGAGGCACCGCAAATGTGATACACCTAGAcagagaaacaaatacaaattagACTTGATCAATCATCCAagttacataaaaacaaaaacctatgaatgtaatatatgtgaaaaaatcTTCAAACAACCCATTCATCTTACTGAACACATGAGAATTCACACTGGTGAAAAGCCTTTCAGGTGTAAGGAATGTGGAAGAGCCTTTAGTCAAAGCGCATCCCTTACTACACACCAGAGGATCCATACTGGCGAGAAACCCTTTGAATGTGAAGAATGTGGCAAAGCCTTCAGACATCGCTCATCTCTTAATCAGCATCATAgaactcacactggagagaaaccctatgtaTGCAATAAATGTCAGAAAGCTTTCAGCCAGAACATTAGCTTGATCCAACACTTGAGAACTCATTCTGGAGAGAAACCCTTTACAtgcaatgaatgtgggaaaacctTCCGACAGATTAGACATCTTAGTGAACATATAAGAATTCACACTGGGGAGAAGCCCTATGCATGCACTGCGTGTTGTAAAACCTTTAGTCATAGAGCGTATCTAACACATCACCAGAGAATCCATACTGGGGAGAGACCCTACAAATGTAAGGAGTGCGGGAAAGCCTTTAGGCAGAGGATACACCTTAGCAACCATAAAACTGTTCATACAGGAGTGAAAGCATATGAATGCAACCGCTGTGGAAAAGCCTACAGGCATGATTCATCCTTTAAGAAACATCAGAGACACCACACCGGAGaaaaaccttatgaatgtaatgaatgtggaaaagccttcagcTATAATTCATCACTTAGTCGACACCATGAGATACACAGGAGGAATGCCTTTCaaaataacatgtaa
- the ZFP69 gene encoding zinc finger protein 69 homolog isoform X3, giving the protein MLENYGNLVSVAGYQLSKPSVISQLEKGQEPWMTEKKGPGDPSPDLKNKTETDASTAKNDIFQEQLYHGIMMEGFLRDDVIYSTLRKVSKYDGDLERHPETHGRDVRQAILTHKKSGQETNKFGENIVSSKVIVEQRHRKCDTPRQRNKYKLDLINHPSYIKTKTYECNICEKIFKQPIHLTEHMRIHTGEKPFRCKECGRAFSQSASLTTHQRIHTGEKPFECEECGKAFRHRSSLNQHHRTHTGEKPYVCNKCQKAFSQNISLIQHLRTHSGEKPFTCNECGKTFRQIRHLSEHIRIHTGEKPYACTACCKTFSHRAYLTHHQRIHTGERPYKCKECGKAFRQRIHLSNHKTVHTGVKAYECNRCGKAYRHDSSFKKHQRHHTGEKPYECNECGKAFSYNSSLSRHHEIHRRNAFQNNM; this is encoded by the exons ATGCTGGAGAACTATGGGAACCTGGTCTCAGTGG cAGGATATCAGCTTTCCAAACCTAGTGTGATATCCCAGTtggagaaaggacaagaaccatggATGACAGAGAAAAAGGGCCCAGGAGATCCCAGTCCAG ACttgaagaataaaacagaaaccgATGCATCAACTGCAAAGAATGACATTTTCCAGGAACAGTTATATCATGGTATTATGATGGAAGGGTTCCTGAGAGATGATGTCATCTATTCCACATTGAGAAAAGTTTCTAAATATGATGGTGACTTAGAAAGGCACCCGGAAACCCATGGAAGAGATGTAAGGCAAGCCATCCTGACCCACAAGAAGAGTGGCCAAGAAACTaacaaatttggggaaaatattgtCAGTTCAAAAGTTATTGTAGAGCAGAGGCACCGCAAATGTGATACACCTAGAcagagaaacaaatacaaattagACTTGATCAATCATCCAagttacataaaaacaaaaacctatgaatgtaatatatgtgaaaaaatcTTCAAACAACCCATTCATCTTACTGAACACATGAGAATTCACACTGGTGAAAAGCCTTTCAGGTGTAAGGAATGTGGAAGAGCCTTTAGTCAAAGCGCATCCCTTACTACACACCAGAGGATCCATACTGGCGAGAAACCCTTTGAATGTGAAGAATGTGGCAAAGCCTTCAGACATCGCTCATCTCTTAATCAGCATCATAgaactcacactggagagaaaccctatgtaTGCAATAAATGTCAGAAAGCTTTCAGCCAGAACATTAGCTTGATCCAACACTTGAGAACTCATTCTGGAGAGAAACCCTTTACAtgcaatgaatgtgggaaaacctTCCGACAGATTAGACATCTTAGTGAACATATAAGAATTCACACTGGGGAGAAGCCCTATGCATGCACTGCGTGTTGTAAAACCTTTAGTCATAGAGCGTATCTAACACATCACCAGAGAATCCATACTGGGGAGAGACCCTACAAATGTAAGGAGTGCGGGAAAGCCTTTAGGCAGAGGATACACCTTAGCAACCATAAAACTGTTCATACAGGAGTGAAAGCATATGAATGCAACCGCTGTGGAAAAGCCTACAGGCATGATTCATCCTTTAAGAAACATCAGAGACACCACACCGGAGaaaaaccttatgaatgtaatgaatgtggaaaagccttcagcTATAATTCATCACTTAGTCGACACCATGAGATACACAGGAGGAATGCCTTTCaaaataacatgtaa
- the ZFP69B gene encoding zinc finger protein 69 homolog B isoform X1, protein MLQQLLITLPTEASAWVKLRHLKKAKEGAPLWEDVTKMFEGEVLLSQDADETQGESFKDEVTSAPSTVESQELLTFKDIFVDFTQEEWGQLAPAHRNLYREVMLENYGNLVSVGYQLSKPGVISQLEKGEEPWLIKRVISGSPSSDLENKTETSKSSLKNDISWEGLHHGLMMEQSTRGNTLYSTLGRVSKCDKLESHQENQRMGEGQIPLTHKKTLTQERGQESNRFEKSINSSKVIPRPEGPLRKKDHKYKIPRKRNRYNLDLINHSRNYTRMKTFECNICEKIFKQLIHLTEHMRIHTGEKPFRCKECGKAFSQSSSLIPHQRIHTGEKPYECKECGKTFRHPSSLTQHVRIHTGEKPYECGVCEKAFSQSIGLIQHLRTHVREKPFTCKDCGKAFFQIRHLRQHEIIHTGVKPYICNVCSKTFSHSTYLTQHQRTHTGERPYKCKECGKAFSQRIHLSIHQRVHTGVKPYECSHCGKAFRHDSSFAKHQRIHTGEKPYDCNECGKAFSCSSSLIRHCKTHLRNTFSNDM, encoded by the exons ATGCTGCAGCAGCTCCTCATCACCCTGCCCACGGAGGCCAGCGCGTGGGTGAAGTTGCGCCATCTGAAGAAGGCCAAGGAGGGGGCGCCCCTGTGGGAGGACGTGACTAAGATGTTTGAAGGAGAAG tttTGCTCTCTCAGGATGCTGATGAGACCCAGGGAGAAAGTTTCAAGGATGAAGTGACCTCTGCACCCTCGACAGTGGAATCTCAG GAACTGTTGACCTTCAAGGACATATTTGTGGACTTCACCCAGGAGGAATGGGGGCAACTGGCCCCTGCTCACCGGAATCTATACCGGGAGGTGATGCTGGAGAACTATGGGAATCTGGTCTCAGTGG GATATCAGCTCTCCAAACCTGGTGTGATTTCCCAgttggagaaaggagaagagccaTGGCTGATCAAGAGAGTGATTTCAGGAAGTCCTAGTTCAG ACTTGgagaataaaacagaaaccaGCAAGTCCTCCTTAAAGAATGATATTTCATGGGAAGGATTACACCATGGCCTCATGATGGAACAGTCCACAAGAGGAAACACCTTATATTCCACATTGGGAAGAGTCTCCAAATGTGATAAGTTAGAAAGCCACCAGGAAAACCAAAGAATGGGTGAGGGGCAAATTCCCTTGACCCACAAGAAAACACTCACTCAGGAGAGAGGCCAAGAATCTAACAGATTTGAGAAAAGTATTAATAGCTCAAAAGTTATTCCAAGACCAGAAGGTCCTCTGAGAAAAAAAGACCATAAATATAAGATACCTAGAAAGAGAAATAGATACAATTTAGATTTGATTAATCATTCAAGGAATTATACAAGAATGAAAACCTTTGAATGTAATATTTGTGAAAAAATCTTCAAACAGCTCATTCACCTTACAGAACACatgagaattcatactggagagaaacctttccgatgtaaagaatgtggaaaagcctttagcCAAAGTTCATCCCTTATTCCACATCAGAGAATccatactggtgagaaaccctatgaatgtaaggaatgtgggaaaaccTTCAGACATCCATCATCTCTTACTCAACATGTTAGAATTCATACTGGGGAGAAGCCCTATGAATGTGGTGTATGTGAGAAAGCATTCAGCCAGAGCATTGGGCTGATCCAGCATCTGAGAACTCATGTTAGAGAGAAACCTTTCACATGCAAAGACTGTGGAAAAGCATTTTTCCAGATTAGACACCTGAGGCAACATGAGATTATTCATACTGGTGTGAAACCCTACATTTGTAATGTATGCAGTAAAACCTTTAGTCATAGCACGTACCTAACTCAACACCAGAGAACTCATACTGGGGAAAGACCAtataaatgtaaggaatgtgggaaagcctttagcCAGAGAATTCATCTTTCTATTCATCAGAGAGTCCACACAGGAGTGAAACCTTATGAATGCAGTCATTGTGGAAAAGCATTTAGGCATGACTCATCCTTTGCtaaacatcagagaattcatactggagaaaaaccTTACGATTGTAATGAGTGTGGAAAAGCCTTCAGCTGTAGTTCATCACTTATTAGACATTGCaaaacacatttaagaaatactttcAGCAATGATATGTGA
- the ZFP69B gene encoding zinc finger protein 69 homolog B isoform X2, with product MLENYGNLVSVGYQLSKPGVISQLEKGEEPWLIKRVISGSPSSDLENKTETSKSSLKNDISWEGLHHGLMMEQSTRGNTLYSTLGRVSKCDKLESHQENQRMGEGQIPLTHKKTLTQERGQESNRFEKSINSSKVIPRPEGPLRKKDHKYKIPRKRNRYNLDLINHSRNYTRMKTFECNICEKIFKQLIHLTEHMRIHTGEKPFRCKECGKAFSQSSSLIPHQRIHTGEKPYECKECGKTFRHPSSLTQHVRIHTGEKPYECGVCEKAFSQSIGLIQHLRTHVREKPFTCKDCGKAFFQIRHLRQHEIIHTGVKPYICNVCSKTFSHSTYLTQHQRTHTGERPYKCKECGKAFSQRIHLSIHQRVHTGVKPYECSHCGKAFRHDSSFAKHQRIHTGEKPYDCNECGKAFSCSSSLIRHCKTHLRNTFSNDM from the exons ATGCTGGAGAACTATGGGAATCTGGTCTCAGTGG GATATCAGCTCTCCAAACCTGGTGTGATTTCCCAgttggagaaaggagaagagccaTGGCTGATCAAGAGAGTGATTTCAGGAAGTCCTAGTTCAG ACTTGgagaataaaacagaaaccaGCAAGTCCTCCTTAAAGAATGATATTTCATGGGAAGGATTACACCATGGCCTCATGATGGAACAGTCCACAAGAGGAAACACCTTATATTCCACATTGGGAAGAGTCTCCAAATGTGATAAGTTAGAAAGCCACCAGGAAAACCAAAGAATGGGTGAGGGGCAAATTCCCTTGACCCACAAGAAAACACTCACTCAGGAGAGAGGCCAAGAATCTAACAGATTTGAGAAAAGTATTAATAGCTCAAAAGTTATTCCAAGACCAGAAGGTCCTCTGAGAAAAAAAGACCATAAATATAAGATACCTAGAAAGAGAAATAGATACAATTTAGATTTGATTAATCATTCAAGGAATTATACAAGAATGAAAACCTTTGAATGTAATATTTGTGAAAAAATCTTCAAACAGCTCATTCACCTTACAGAACACatgagaattcatactggagagaaacctttccgatgtaaagaatgtggaaaagcctttagcCAAAGTTCATCCCTTATTCCACATCAGAGAATccatactggtgagaaaccctatgaatgtaaggaatgtgggaaaaccTTCAGACATCCATCATCTCTTACTCAACATGTTAGAATTCATACTGGGGAGAAGCCCTATGAATGTGGTGTATGTGAGAAAGCATTCAGCCAGAGCATTGGGCTGATCCAGCATCTGAGAACTCATGTTAGAGAGAAACCTTTCACATGCAAAGACTGTGGAAAAGCATTTTTCCAGATTAGACACCTGAGGCAACATGAGATTATTCATACTGGTGTGAAACCCTACATTTGTAATGTATGCAGTAAAACCTTTAGTCATAGCACGTACCTAACTCAACACCAGAGAACTCATACTGGGGAAAGACCAtataaatgtaaggaatgtgggaaagcctttagcCAGAGAATTCATCTTTCTATTCATCAGAGAGTCCACACAGGAGTGAAACCTTATGAATGCAGTCATTGTGGAAAAGCATTTAGGCATGACTCATCCTTTGCtaaacatcagagaattcatactggagaaaaaccTTACGATTGTAATGAGTGTGGAAAAGCCTTCAGCTGTAGTTCATCACTTATTAGACATTGCaaaacacatttaagaaatactttcAGCAATGATATGTGA